The Aythya fuligula isolate bAytFul2 chromosome 2, bAytFul2.pri, whole genome shotgun sequence genome contains a region encoding:
- the CDH7 gene encoding cadherin-7 isoform X4, translating to MYLPTSQERSTCIEHNNTATVLTRRNGFRRQEQSVFYLPIFIVDSGSPSLSSTNTLTIRVCDCDADGIAQTCNAEAYILPAGLSTGALIAILACVLTLLVLVLLIVTMRRRKKEPLIFDEERDIRENIVRYDDEGGGEEDTEAFDMAALRNLNIIRDTKTRRDVTPEIQFLSRPTFKSIPDNVIFREFIWERLKEADVDPCAPPYDSLQTYAFEGNGSVAESLSSLDSISSNSDQNYDYLSDWGPRFKRLADMYGTGPDCLYS from the exons ATGTATCTCCCTACCTCTCAGGAGCGGTCAACCTGTATTGAACACA ATAACACTGCAACAGTATTAACCAGAAGAAATGGCTTCCGAAGACAGGaacaatctgttttttatttgccaATATTCATTGTGGACAGTGGGTCACCTTCACTAAGTAGCACTAATACACTCACCATCAGAGTCTGTGACTGTGATGCAGATGGTATTGCTCAGACATGCAATGCAGAGGCATACATATTGCCTGCAGGACTTAGCACTGGAGCCCTGATAGCAATATTGGCTTGTGTATTAACGCTGCTGG TTCTCGTCTTGCTGATTGTCACCATGAGGCGACGGAAAAAAGAGCCCCTCATTTTTGATGAAGAGAGAGATATCAGAGAGAACATTGTCAGGTATGATGATGAGGGTGGTGGAGAAGAAGACACTGAGGCTTTTGACATGGCTGCCTTGAGAAACCTCAACATCATCCGAGACACCAAGACCAGGAGGGATGTGACACCTGAGATTCAGTTCTTGAGCAGACCAACTTTTAAAAGCATCCCAGATAATGTAATTTTTAGGGAATTTATCTGGGAGAGACTAAAAGAAGCTGATGTGGACCCCTGCGCACCACCCTATGACTCCCTGCAGACATACGCCTTTGAGGGAAATGGCTCAGTGGCAGAGTCACTCAGCTCCTTAGATTCGATCAGCTCAAACTCTGACCAGAACTACGATTACCTCAGTGACTGGGGCCCTCGTTTTAAAAGGCTTGCAGATATGTATGGGACTGGACCAGACTGCTTGTACTCATAG